The nucleotide sequence AGTCAAATAGATTTAAACCTGCTTTACGAAGCCTGCAAGCACTATTTCATGAGCCTATACCTCAAAGCACTGTCTAAAAAGATATTACCATTTCTTCTTTTGTTAATTCCCGGGTTGGTGATGGGACAGTTTTTTCCTGCAGAAACGGTTGCCGTTGAACCAAAAGAACCAGCTGAATTTTTTGCATTTAGTATCACCCAATTTGATTCTGTCTTCTTTGTACGCTTAGCGATTGATCTGTTGAGTATGATTATTCTTTTGAGATTGATTTATTATAGAGTAACCGGCAGACATGATTTTTTCTTGACTTTTTTCATGTTCAACTTGGTGATTTTTATCATCACGATCTTGCTCAATTCAAATACCGGTTTCAGTATTGGAGCGGCTTTCGGGTTATTCGCCATCTTCGCTATGCTTCGATACAGAACGGAGGATATCAGTGTAAAAGACATGACCTACTTGTTCCTATCCATTACCATAGGATTGATTTCGTCCATTAACCAGGGAACCGCTGTTGAGATCGTCTTGATCAATTCGGTCATTCTTCTTGTAGTCTTTCTTATCGAGGGAAATGTTCTAATAAAGCAAGAGTACATCAAGACTATCGAGTATGAGAATATTGAATTGATCAAGCCTGAACGACACGAGGAACTGATGGCTGATCTCAGAGGGCGAACCGGATTGGATATTCACAAGGTGTACATCAAGCGCATCGATTTCCTCAGAGATACGGCCTTGATTAAAGTTCACTACCGCAGTCGCAAAAATCAGGATGCGTAGTCTTGCCATGGGCATACTCTTTTCACTGCTCTTTTTTAACTCGAGCGCACAGGAATCCAGAGATTTCGGCCTATGGGGTACTATTTCATACGGGGGTGAAATAAATGATGACATCGATTTCTCTATCGAACAAGAGGTTCGAATGGAACAAAATGCCACCGTACCTGGTGTCATTTTCACCAGTTTTGGAATTGACTATCGATTCTCCAGAGCATTTGAAATTGGCGGAAACTACCGCTTCATATTGAATGATCAGGAATCAGGTGTTTATGGCCATCGACACCGTGTCATGCTAGATCTTCAAGTCCGAGAGATACATCGCCAATGGACTTTTGCTTATCGAGCCAGAGGTCAATCAGAAATCCGTGCCCGAAATTATTCGAATGAATATGGTTTCGCTCCCACGGCCGATTTACGAAATACCGTAAAGACGGCTTACCAATTGAATCGAAGGTTTGAGCTCTATGCCAGCTTCGACTTGCGCGTATTACTAAGAGATCCTAGAATTCCTGAATACAGCGGAATTGATCGTTTTCGCTATCGAATTGGTACGGATATGCTTGTAGCTCGGGAACAAACGATTGGTATTTTTATTCAGCACCAAAGAGAATTAAATGTGCCTGGCCCTGAAGTAGAGTTCATTATTGGAATAGAGTACAAGTTTGGTAGTCGGCGTCAGTTAATGGAAAGCTAAATGCAAATTCTAATGTGCCGCTCTTTTCAATCGATCATTGATGGCACGACCTAAGCCTTCATTCGGTACGAATTCTGCCAAAATCAGACTTCCTGAAGTGTTGTCTAATCGCCTTAATGCTGCAAATAAATTTCTGGCTGCTTCTTTCATATCGCCTGATTGACTTAGTACCTCACCTGGAATTTCATAAGCTTGTTGAAATGAGAGGTAAGAACAATCCTCATCTCTGTGCGATTTGATCAATTCATCCAAGCTGCCGATTAGTATCTTCTTGCTCGGAGCGTAATGGCTACTGAGCATGCCGGGCGCCGACGGATTATCCGAGCTTTGGTTTGA is from Cryomorphaceae bacterium 1068 and encodes:
- a CDS encoding DUF2490 domain-containing protein, translated to MRSLAMGILFSLLFFNSSAQESRDFGLWGTISYGGEINDDIDFSIEQEVRMEQNATVPGVIFTSFGIDYRFSRAFEIGGNYRFILNDQESGVYGHRHRVMLDLQVREIHRQWTFAYRARGQSEIRARNYSNEYGFAPTADLRNTVKTAYQLNRRFELYASFDLRVLLRDPRIPEYSGIDRFRYRIGTDMLVAREQTIGIFIQHQRELNVPGPEVEFIIGIEYKFGSRRQLMES
- a CDS encoding DUF4956 domain-containing protein translates to MSLYLKALSKKILPFLLLLIPGLVMGQFFPAETVAVEPKEPAEFFAFSITQFDSVFFVRLAIDLLSMIILLRLIYYRVTGRHDFFLTFFMFNLVIFIITILLNSNTGFSIGAAFGLFAIFAMLRYRTEDISVKDMTYLFLSITIGLISSINQGTAVEIVLINSVILLVVFLIEGNVLIKQEYIKTIEYENIELIKPERHEELMADLRGRTGLDIHKVYIKRIDFLRDTALIKVHYRSRKNQDA